Part of the Bacteroidota bacterium genome, TTGCGTGGCGGTTGGTTTTTTGCAGAGCTAACTCTAATGAAACATCAGCAACTGTTATCTTCCAGGTTTCCCTGGAAGAATGCTCAAGTAAATAACGGATGAGCGATGAAGCGGAACGACCCGCACCTATAATCAAAATGTTTTTCATCTGTATGTGTTTTTATTAAATCTCTGATTGTCAGATGGAATACGCCATATTCATGTCCATTGGTATGCCGAAGGTATATGGCTATTTCATAAAAAATGTCCCTGCGTTTTAATAATTGTTAAATTTAGAAATAGAAATCCTTACTCAAAAATTAATTGAATGTATAATCGTTTTTTAATTATTGCAGGAATCTCCGGAGCTTTGTCTGTGGCACTTGGAGCTATGGGTGCCCATGCGTTAAAAGCGGTCATCGCACCCGAACTTTTACAGACCTATGAAAAGGCTGTACAATACCAGGTGTATCACACATTTGGACTGATCGCTGTGGCACTGCTTATGCAAAGCAATCCAGCTAAATTTTTACGCTGGTCGGGTAATTTATTCATTGCGGGAATTGTTTTGTTTTCAGGCTCATTGTACTTCCTTTCAACACGGTCACTTATCGGGATAGAAGGAATGCGCTGGGTTGGCGCTATTACACCGTTTGGGGGACTTTCGTTTATAACAGGTTGGTTATTTTTCTCATTTTCATTTTTAAAAAAGAATCATGAACTCTAAATACGAACAATACCGCGCTTTACTTCGCAAAACGGCTGATGTGAATTTTGCAAATGCTGTGCTTGGCTGGGACCAGGAAGTAATGATGCCGCCTAAAGGTGCGGAACACCGTGCACAGCAGTCTGCAACACTTGCAGGTATCTCACATGAACGATCCACCAGCGGGGAACTTGGCAAATTGCTGAATGACCTGAAGTCGGACGCCTCTCTTTCTGAGCTGGAAAAACTCAATATTAAACGCTCCCTAAAGGATTATACTGACCGTAAAAAATTTACGACTGAATTTGTCGAAACGCTCAGTCATGCTATCTCAGAAGCTTTCCAGGCCTGGCAAACAGCCAAAAAGGAAAGCAATTTCAAACTATTCGCGCCTAAACTGGAAAAGCTGGTTGAATTGAAACGTAAAGAATGTGAAATCTACGGTTATAAAGATCATCCTTATGACGCACAGATCGATCAATATGAGCCCGGTACAACCACCAAAGACATTGATACATTATTTGCTGATGTCCGTAAACAGCTCGTTCCATTCATTAAACAAATTGCCGACGCTCCACAGAACAATAGCAGCTTCATGTATAAGCATTATGATAAGGAAAAGCAATGGCACTATGGCTTAGATACATTGAAACAAATGGGCTATGATTTTGAGGCGGGCAGGCAGGATCTGTCCTCTCACCCATTTACCACAAATTTTGGCCCACAGGATGTTCGGGTAACCACGCGTATTGATGAGAACAACTTTAATGAAATGCTATGGAGCTGCATTCACGAGGGTGGTCATGCACTCTACGAACAGGGCTTGTCTTCCGAAAATTACGGACTACCATGCGGGGAGACCATCTCCCTGGGTATCCATGAATCTCAATCACGACTTTGGGAAAACAATGTGGGCCGTGGACTGACTTATTGGAAAGCGCAATACCCTGAGTTGCAAAAACTGTTTCCTGAAAACCTGAAAGATATCTCTGTCACGTCGTTTTACAAAGCAATGAACCAGGTAAAACCATCGCTTATCCGTACCAACGCAGATGAACTGACATACCATACGCATATTATGATACGCTTTGAGATAGAAAAAGCTCTTATTCAGGGATCTATCCAGGTGAATCAGCTTCCTGAATACTGGAACAGCAAATACAAAGAATACCTCGGACTGGATGTTCCCAATGATGCACATGGCGTATTGCAGGACGTACACTGGAGCCATGGCAGCTTTGGCTATTTTCCCACCTATTCTTTGGGAAGTTTTTATGCGGCTCAGTTTTATGCACAGGCGGTAAAAGACTTACCCGGATTGGAAAAGGAAATTGAAAATGGAAACACATTGCCCCTGCTTACCTGGCTGCGCGATAAAGTACACAGACACGGAAGATTCTTTACCGCGGAAGAGTTATGCATAAATATTACCGGAGAAAAACTGAACTTCAACTATTTTATGGAGTATGCCCAGAAAAAGTATACGGGGATTTATGAATTGAAAAGCCTTGAATTGAGATCAAACGGTTGAGACTTTATTCACATTTGATATACTTAAACTAAACATTAGTTAATTTATTGTAAATTACTGAAAATTAATTATTTATAAATAAAAATAACTTACATATATACCTCTTTCAAAAATAAAGTTATCAACAGGTCCTTCAAAGAAAAAGTACAACTAACTGAAAAATTGCGACTTGTAACTTTTCCAAAAAATCGAATTCTGTTCATAAAAAGTAAAGCGTTTCAGGATAAAAAAACAGCCCAACCAACCCCGTTTTAGTAAATTTGCGCTTTAAATTATCAAAGAAGTATTAACCAAAATCTGATACCGATGAACGAATTTGGATTAAAAGCTAAAGACGCAACCGTTGCAAGCCTTGGATTAGGAAATGTGTCCGGTGCCTACTGGAATTTAAATGTTTCCGAAATGGTTGAAGAAACACTATTAAGCGGTGAGGGAAGTCTCACAGATACTGGAGCTTTGGCTGTTGATACGGGAGAATTCACCGGACGTTCGCCAAAAGATAAATTCATAGTTGAAGATAAGATCACCAAAGACACTATTTGGTGGGGTGATGTGAATTTTAAGTTTGATGCCGATAAGTTTGACAGATTATACAATCGCGTTACTGCCTACCTGAGCGGAAAAGAAGTGTATGTGCGTGATTGCTATGCCTGCGCCGATCCTAAATACCGACTCAATATCCGTGTTGTTACAGAATCGGCATGGGCTAATTTGTTTGCCAACAACCTGTTCCTGCGTCCATCACGTGCAGAAATACTCAAATTTAAATCAGATTGGACCATCATCCAGGCACCGGGTTTTAAAGCGAGCCCAGAAATTGATGGTACACGCCAGCATAACTTCACCATAATGAATTTTACACGTAAAATAATCCTTATCGGCGGAAGCGCTTATACCGGCGAGATCAAAAAAGGAATTTTTACGCTTTTGAATTTCACCCTGCCGCATGAAAAAGGAGTATTTCCAATGCACTCTTCGGCCAATATAGGCAAAGATGGTGATACAGCGCTCTTCTTCGGGCTTTCGGGCACAGGCAAAACAACTCTTTCAGCCGACCCTCATCGCGGACTTATAGGTGATGACGAACATGGATGGGCCGACAAATCGATCTTCAACTTTGAAGGTGGATGCTATGCTAAATGCGTTGGTCTTAGCCGTGAAAAAGAACCTGAGATATTTAACGCCATAAAATTCGGCGCACTCCTTGAAAATACTGAATTTACAGGCGACACCAATACTGTTGATTACCACAATATCTCAAAAACCGAAAACACACGCGCCGCCTATCCTATTCATTTTATTGAAAATGCAGTGGAGCCTTCGGTTGGCGGAATACCAAAAAATATTTTCTTTTTAACCTGTGATGCTTACGGTGTATTACCCCCAATATCTAAACTTACTCCCGGTCAGGCTATGTATCACTTTATTTCGGGCTATACCGCCAAAGTCGCCGGTACTGAGGTCGGGGTCACAGAACCAACTCTCACCTTTTCTGCTTGCTTTGGCAAAGCCTTTTTACCATTGCATCCTACTAAATATGCCGAGTTACTTGGAAAAAAATTAAAAGACCATAAAGTGAATGTCTGGCTCATTAATACCGGCTGGACAGGCGGACCTTACGGAGTAGGTACACGCACAAAACTCACATATACACGTGCCATTATCACCGCAGCTATGAAAGGCGCACTCGACAAAGTAAAGTATGAAACACTTCCCGTATTTGGTCTGAGCATGCCAACTTCTTGTCCTGAAGTTCCTGCCGAAATTCTAAATCCGCGCAATACCTGGAAAAATAAAGATTCATACGACACCAAAGCAGCAAGCCTTGCAGCAGCCTTTATAAAAAACTTTGAACAATATGCCAGTGCTGCCAATAAGGAAATTATGGCTGCGGCGCCAAAAGCATCTGCTGTTAATGCATAATGCATGAATCTAGCATTAGCCTTATACTACTACGCTTATTCGTTGGGCGACATTCATCATTTGAAAGCTTGTAAAACAGAGGTTCTGTTGAATAAATTGTCACATAAGCTTCGTAGCGCTCTGTAATGAACGGAACACAGCCAAACAACCCGCTACACGGCAAAACGCTGGAGATGATCCTGAATGCACATTTATTAACATTAATTGCTTTAAGGAGAATCCCGGCATAAAATCGAGCTTAAAGTTTTTACGTACGACACCCTGGGCTCGTAAAAAAGTGGAAGACCTTTACCTTAAAACAATAGACAACAAATAATCATAAAGTTGAACAAAATGAAATTTAATTTCTCAAACACCCCCATCGGAAAGCTGCGAATGACAGGACTTGCGGAAGGAACATCATTCCTTGTACTATTGCTTATCGCAATGCCATTGAAATATATAGCCCATTTACCGCAGGCAGTAAAAGTTACAGGCTGGATACACGGAGTGCTATTTGTGCTTTATATTATAGCACTTATAAGAGTATGGCTGGCGTTCAAATGGCCGTTCAAACGTTTGTTTATTGCATTTGTGGCAGCTCTACTCCCTTTTGGCACATTTATCCTTGACACTCAGCTTCGTAAAGAAGAGCAAACATTAAACTGATCTGCCCATGCACAGTGTTACCAAAAAAATATTCGAATGGTGAGGTGACTGTTATCTGGCAGTCTGCAAAATGTATCCATTCAGGTTAGCATTCGTATTGATACAAATGCATTTCCCGCAGGAGTTTATTTTGTTAGGGTTGAGCTGCATAACAAAGTGTTAACCGGAAAGCTTGTTAAACAATAGGCAATGACTGAGAAACAAAGATTTTACGAAAACAAGATCATCTGGATTATATTTCCATTGATTTTAGCTATGACTTGTATAACACTATTCAATGATCCTGAAATACTGAAGAATTCATTTGTCAGCACCATCCTGAATCTTTCCGTTACTATAGCTTTACTTTTACTAATCGTTTTTATACCCTTTCTTGAAACGGAATACAACAGTTCAGGTATAACTTATCGTTTTTCCCCATTTCACCTGAAGAAACGAACAATACTTTGGTCGGAAATCAGCTCTGCTTACGTAAGAAAATACAAACCTGTTTTAGAATACGGAGGATGGGGAATAAGAGGCATGTTTGGCAAAAATGGAAGAGCCTATAATGTTTCAGGAAATATTGGTCTGCAGTTGGAATTAAAAAATGGCGAAAAGATCTTATTGGGAACACGCAAAAAAGCGGAACTGGAAAAGGTGGTTGGGCAGTTGTTCAAGAATTAGAAAAAAATTAACAGAAATACAATAACGATTAAACTTATTTGTGCGGGATATTCAATTCATTATGACCATTCACAAACGTATGTCTGCTTCTATCTGAGAATAAAATATACGGCACCCAGATACATGTCTGCACAAACATTTTCGCGACTGAGGCCATTTCAGTGTTTATTAAAATCTTGTCCTCTGCACTCACAGGAGTATCTACAAATCCATAGATTAAAATAAGATCAATTATCAAAAAAGCAAGATTGAATATTCTATATCCGCTGTAATAAACACGAAAGGAACTTTTTTTCTTAAAAAAAAGAACTATTATAAGTATGCTGGCAACTATCAAAAACATATTGCCAAGATTTTCAACAATAACATAGTATCCTTTCAAAGGCTGATAATACTCTGAAGATTTATCAAAAAAGAAATAGAAATAATTAATACTTATTTCATCTGAATATAATTTAACTACTTCATACGAAAGAACGATTGGAGTGAATATAATTCCCAATCCAACCAAAACCAACCACCCCCCAATTTGATCATATTTTTTTTCAAATTTACTTACATACGGCCTCTTATATAATTGATAGCATAAAATCGATGAGAAAATTATCGAAACTAAACTTGTGAGCATAAGCAACCAGTTAAATCCATACACTTTTGCATTGACATCATTTGCAGAAACCGACATTACAATATTTGTATTAACAAAATCAACTTTTGATTTATACTCAGTATAATCTTCTGGGTTAATATCGCTAATCTTTGAGAGGTATTTATAATTGAGACTAAGTAAACTGCCATTTACAGTTGCTTTATAGAAATAATGAAAAAATTTATTATCATCCTGAATGGTTTTACTTTCGATACTCCAGCCTTCTGCCTTGTTAATATTTATAGTTTGAATAATATTTACAGGATAAGATATTGCAAGTGGTTGCTTTCTTATATTATCTGACACGTATAATATTCTTTCATTTAAAATATATGGCATAAAGTCCTTTTGAATCTTTGTACTTGAAGAATCATTCTTTGACCAAAATTTTTTAAGCAGATAGCGTTCCGACACGATGATTTCATCTATAGATTCACTGTCACTGGCAATAAGTGTATCCAAAACATTGACTTGAGCACAATACTTAAGATAAAAAGTGCGGTAGTTTTCCTGTATATCGACAAGAGAATTATTTGCCAAAGTATATCGGACTTTATCGGCCTCGATACCAGTATAAGTCGATTTAACAGTAAGGATTGCATCTTTACTCTCACTATTTATATCAAAATTTTCTGAAATAACTATTTTACTTGTTGTATCTGATGGAATTTCAATAAATCCATTTTCATTATTATTTAATATAAAACCTGTCGTATAATTAGAAATCTTTTTATTTTTAAAATTTCCCCGTTGAAAAGAGTAAGTGGGATCAATAAAATACAACCTGTCTTCAAATTCAATTGCCAGAATACAATGGTTAAATTCACGCAAGGATGGATTGTCTGTTCTTACACTTTTCGTTTTTTCAGTATTAAGAAGTACAGGGAACGATTTAATATCAATCTGTTTCAGTAATTCACATAGAAAAAGTGACTTATCTTTACAGTCGCCATACCTGTTTTCTATTACATAATCGGGCTGATGAGGTTGATGGGAATAAATTCCGGCAGTATTTCCTAAATACCGAATATGGTTCTGAGTAAAATCAACTAATGAAGAAATTTGCTCGTCGATATTTCCGTGATATTGCTTTTTTACAGAATCAATTATTATTTTCAGTTTAGTGTCATCATATTTTTTTATTGTAAAAAGTGATTTATACCATTGCTTAACTTCCCGCCAATCTTTGCAATTTGAGATTTGAACGCATGGGTAAGGGTCAAACCAGGAAGGCGTGTTATCCTCTAACTTAATTATTGAAGAATTGATGACGCTCCACGAATATGTTATATATTTCGCTTCGGCAATTTCCGGTTTAAGCTCACAATTCTTATTTAGTATTGAAAGTTGTGTGGTTTTATCAATTAGTAAGTATCTGCATATCCTTCCAACCGGAACAGAATATGCAAAACCAAAATTATAACTGAAGTAATTATTGAAGATATTATTACGTCCAACAACAGAATAGGCATATTCTACGATATCGCCCTTTCTGATGTCACTTAAATTTGCATAAAGCGTGTTGTTTTCATTTATAATACCGTTTCTACGCTCTGTCTCCTCCTTCAATAATTTCAAACCAGATGAATTTGTCCGATCAATAATGTTGCCCCCTCTATAAATTCGAATGTAATGTATTTGTACTTTTTGATATGAAGGATCAAATTCTATTTCAATCTGAGAGGTAAAGTCAAGCCCTATTTCTGAAACGGCCTTAGTAGCATAGTGATAAAAATCATGCTTTAAAACCGTATTAAATTGCTCATCGATTAAAACGTAATAATATCCTTCCTTTATACTTTTGGGATCAACTCCTGTTTCCTTAAGATTTTCAATTTTAACCCAGGAAGGAATGCCCATATATGTTTGAGAGAATCCACCTATGAAAATATTAAAAAAAACAAAAAAGAATATTGAATGAACTATATACGGTGAGGCCAAAAATAATCGAACCATAAGTCTCAAATGTAATGATCAAATTTACTTATTTATCCCTCTTTTCTGGCTTTTTGAAATAAACGGGCTTATTCCCTACTTTATACTACAAATACTACCAGCCATACCAAACCGAAGTACCATCAGAAACATAGCTCACAGCGGTATATGCTGCAATACTAACATTTGTTGAACCGCATGCGAAACCATTTTTACACATTGTATCAGCGCCTGATGAACTTAACGTAATTGCCGAGGCTGTGGTATTGGTAATTATTACAACTGTTCCCGCCGCGATGCTGTTTGCAGCAGGAAGTGTTGAGCCACCGGCTCCCGTAAGTTTAATGAACAGATCTGTTGAGGTCATTGTTATTGTGTTCCCTTCCCTGTATTTACCTGCTATACCACCTGCAACCGACAGGGTGCTGCGAAGCGTGGTAGTACCTATTCCAACTTTTATAGCATCCGCACCCGTACCTCCCAATACGAGACAATTGCTGCATCCTACTTTTGCATTATATCCGATCGCCGTAGATTTATTAAGATTGCTTGCAGTTACATCAGCATTCGCTCCAATTGCGATATT contains:
- a CDS encoding DUF423 domain-containing protein, which translates into the protein MYNRFLIIAGISGALSVALGAMGAHALKAVIAPELLQTYEKAVQYQVYHTFGLIAVALLMQSNPAKFLRWSGNLFIAGIVLFSGSLYFLSTRSLIGIEGMRWVGAITPFGGLSFITGWLFFSFSFLKKNHEL
- a CDS encoding carboxypeptidase M32 → MNSKYEQYRALLRKTADVNFANAVLGWDQEVMMPPKGAEHRAQQSATLAGISHERSTSGELGKLLNDLKSDASLSELEKLNIKRSLKDYTDRKKFTTEFVETLSHAISEAFQAWQTAKKESNFKLFAPKLEKLVELKRKECEIYGYKDHPYDAQIDQYEPGTTTKDIDTLFADVRKQLVPFIKQIADAPQNNSSFMYKHYDKEKQWHYGLDTLKQMGYDFEAGRQDLSSHPFTTNFGPQDVRVTTRIDENNFNEMLWSCIHEGGHALYEQGLSSENYGLPCGETISLGIHESQSRLWENNVGRGLTYWKAQYPELQKLFPENLKDISVTSFYKAMNQVKPSLIRTNADELTYHTHIMIRFEIEKALIQGSIQVNQLPEYWNSKYKEYLGLDVPNDAHGVLQDVHWSHGSFGYFPTYSLGSFYAAQFYAQAVKDLPGLEKEIENGNTLPLLTWLRDKVHRHGRFFTAEELCINITGEKLNFNYFMEYAQKKYTGIYELKSLELRSNG
- the pckA gene encoding phosphoenolpyruvate carboxykinase (ATP), with the protein product MNEFGLKAKDATVASLGLGNVSGAYWNLNVSEMVEETLLSGEGSLTDTGALAVDTGEFTGRSPKDKFIVEDKITKDTIWWGDVNFKFDADKFDRLYNRVTAYLSGKEVYVRDCYACADPKYRLNIRVVTESAWANLFANNLFLRPSRAEILKFKSDWTIIQAPGFKASPEIDGTRQHNFTIMNFTRKIILIGGSAYTGEIKKGIFTLLNFTLPHEKGVFPMHSSANIGKDGDTALFFGLSGTGKTTLSADPHRGLIGDDEHGWADKSIFNFEGGCYAKCVGLSREKEPEIFNAIKFGALLENTEFTGDTNTVDYHNISKTENTRAAYPIHFIENAVEPSVGGIPKNIFFLTCDAYGVLPPISKLTPGQAMYHFISGYTAKVAGTEVGVTEPTLTFSACFGKAFLPLHPTKYAELLGKKLKDHKVNVWLINTGWTGGPYGVGTRTKLTYTRAIITAAMKGALDKVKYETLPVFGLSMPTSCPEVPAEILNPRNTWKNKDSYDTKAASLAAAFIKNFEQYASAANKEIMAAAPKASAVNA
- a CDS encoding VF530 family DNA-binding protein; the encoded protein is MNINCFKENPGIKSSLKFLRTTPWARKKVEDLYLKTIDNK
- a CDS encoding DUF3817 domain-containing protein; protein product: MKFNFSNTPIGKLRMTGLAEGTSFLVLLLIAMPLKYIAHLPQAVKVTGWIHGVLFVLYIIALIRVWLAFKWPFKRLFIAFVAALLPFGTFILDTQLRKEEQTLN
- a CDS encoding T9SS type A sorting domain-containing protein, giving the protein MLSGSLQNVSIQVSIRIDTNAFPAGVYFVRVELHNKVLTGKLVKQ
- a CDS encoding DUF3857 domain-containing protein is translated as MVRLFLASPYIVHSIFFFVFFNIFIGGFSQTYMGIPSWVKIENLKETGVDPKSIKEGYYYVLIDEQFNTVLKHDFYHYATKAVSEIGLDFTSQIEIEFDPSYQKVQIHYIRIYRGGNIIDRTNSSGLKLLKEETERRNGIINENNTLYANLSDIRKGDIVEYAYSVVGRNNIFNNYFSYNFGFAYSVPVGRICRYLLIDKTTQLSILNKNCELKPEIAEAKYITYSWSVINSSIIKLEDNTPSWFDPYPCVQISNCKDWREVKQWYKSLFTIKKYDDTKLKIIIDSVKKQYHGNIDEQISSLVDFTQNHIRYLGNTAGIYSHQPHQPDYVIENRYGDCKDKSLFLCELLKQIDIKSFPVLLNTEKTKSVRTDNPSLREFNHCILAIEFEDRLYFIDPTYSFQRGNFKNKKISNYTTGFILNNNENGFIEIPSDTTSKIVISENFDINSESKDAILTVKSTYTGIEADKVRYTLANNSLVDIQENYRTFYLKYCAQVNVLDTLIASDSESIDEIIVSERYLLKKFWSKNDSSSTKIQKDFMPYILNERILYVSDNIRKQPLAISYPVNIIQTININKAEGWSIESKTIQDDNKFFHYFYKATVNGSLLSLNYKYLSKISDINPEDYTEYKSKVDFVNTNIVMSVSANDVNAKVYGFNWLLMLTSLVSIIFSSILCYQLYKRPYVSKFEKKYDQIGGWLVLVGLGIIFTPIVLSYEVVKLYSDEISINYFYFFFDKSSEYYQPLKGYYVIVENLGNMFLIVASILIIVLFFKKKSSFRVYYSGYRIFNLAFLIIDLILIYGFVDTPVSAEDKILINTEMASVAKMFVQTCIWVPYILFSDRSRHTFVNGHNELNIPHK